The following proteins are encoded in a genomic region of Dokdonia donghaensis DSW-1:
- a CDS encoding Gfo/Idh/MocA family protein — MKRRSFLQKSAAASAAFTIVPSFVLGGNHVAPSDTLYIGAIGVGGRGGGVVNELTQYGKVKFVALCDVDDNRGAASFKMHPKAKTYRDFRKLYDNHIKDIDAIMVGTPDHTHATISLPFMRENKHAYVEKPLTHNIYEARLMAQVAKEQGIVTQMGNQGASSDGIRTAQEWINAGVIGTVSRVDCWTNRPVWPQGFKHITEGQPIPKNLDWDLWLGPASYRPYNENYLPFKWRGFWDFGTGAMGDMGCHIMETPFKALELGFPYEAEASCTTIWSGDFVEADYPEACPPSSIVRLKFKSPTQGDVGLNWYDGGIMPDLPSELGEGETPGKDGGGSIFYGSDGIMITDTYSGNPRLLPSERMKDMAAVPQTIKRVTTGHAGEWIEACINGGSTSSPFSYGGPLTEAVLMGNLAIKAYQKKEFKPGKKSGDWDPYNYPGRRTIKWDGDNMRVTNYEEANAWVKREYRKGWEI, encoded by the coding sequence ATGAAACGTCGTTCTTTTCTTCAAAAATCTGCTGCAGCAAGTGCGGCTTTTACAATCGTCCCTAGCTTTGTCTTGGGTGGTAATCACGTTGCTCCATCAGACACGTTATACATAGGTGCAATAGGTGTGGGCGGCCGTGGTGGCGGTGTTGTAAATGAGCTTACCCAGTATGGTAAGGTAAAATTTGTTGCCCTATGTGATGTAGATGATAATCGCGGTGCAGCAAGCTTTAAAATGCACCCTAAAGCAAAGACGTACAGAGATTTTAGAAAACTCTATGACAATCACATTAAAGATATAGATGCCATAATGGTGGGTACTCCAGATCACACACACGCAACCATCTCATTACCTTTTATGCGTGAAAACAAACACGCCTATGTAGAGAAGCCTCTTACTCATAATATTTATGAAGCTAGGCTTATGGCGCAAGTGGCAAAAGAGCAGGGTATTGTGACTCAAATGGGTAACCAAGGTGCTTCAAGCGATGGTATAAGAACCGCCCAAGAGTGGATAAACGCGGGGGTTATAGGTACCGTCTCTCGTGTAGATTGCTGGACAAACAGACCCGTGTGGCCACAAGGATTTAAACATATTACAGAAGGGCAACCTATCCCAAAAAACCTAGATTGGGACTTATGGTTAGGCCCAGCTAGTTACAGACCTTATAATGAAAACTACCTACCTTTTAAGTGGCGTGGTTTTTGGGATTTTGGTACAGGAGCAATGGGTGATATGGGTTGTCATATTATGGAAACTCCATTTAAAGCGCTAGAACTTGGTTTTCCTTATGAAGCAGAGGCTAGTTGTACCACTATATGGTCTGGAGATTTTGTAGAGGCAGATTATCCAGAGGCCTGCCCTCCTAGTTCTATTGTAAGACTTAAGTTTAAGTCACCTACACAAGGTGATGTGGGTCTTAACTGGTATGATGGCGGTATTATGCCCGACCTACCAAGCGAGCTAGGCGAAGGTGAAACACCAGGTAAAGACGGCGGCGGAAGCATCTTTTATGGTAGTGATGGTATTATGATAACAGACACCTATAGCGGTAACCCTCGTTTATTACCTAGCGAGCGTATGAAAGATATGGCGGCAGTACCACAAACTATAAAAAGAGTGACCACCGGTCACGCAGGTGAGTGGATAGAAGCTTGTATAAATGGAGGCAGCACCTCATCACCATTTTCTTATGGCGGGCCACTTACCGAGGCTGTTTTAATGGGGAATCTTGCTATAAAAGCATACCAAAAGAAAGAATTTAAACCTGGTAAAAAGTCTGGCGACTGGGACCCGTATAACTACCCTGGGCGTCGCACTATTAAGTGGGATGGAGATAATATGCGCGTGACTAATTATGAAGAGGCAAATGCCTGGGTAAAACGTGAGTATCGAAAGGGATGGGAGATTTAA